The window TCGGTGACCGTATGATGCCGGTCTCAAGTCAGGTCATGGCGACGGAGCCGCTCGATGCCGACCTGATCGAGGAACTTCTGCCCGCAAATTATTGCGTGGAGGATGCGAATTACATTCTCGATTATTATCGCCGCACCTCCGACAATCGCCTGCTTTATGGCGGCGGTATCGGTTATGGCGGCAGCGATCCGGCGGATCTGACCGGCGTTATCCGCCCGAACATGCTGAAGACCTTCCCGCAACTTGAAAAGACGAAGATCGACTTCGCCTGGAGCGGCAATTTTGCGCTGACGCTGACGCGCATCCCGCATATGGGCAAGCTATCGGACTATGTCTATTTTTCACACGGCGACAGCGGCCACGGTGTCACCACCACGCATTTGCTGGGCAAGATACTGGGCGAGGCCGTTGCGGGCCACGCCGAGCGTTTCGATGTCTGGAGTTCCCTGCCGAACTATCCGTTCCCGGGCGGCAAGACCTTCCGTGTGCCGCTGACCGTGCTTGGTGCGTGGTGGTACGGCATGCGCGACAGGCTCGGATTTTAAAACGTCACCGCTTTCAAACCGGCAAGTGCGTTGTTCGCAATATCCTCAGGTGTGGCGTCGATGCTGACGGTCACGACACCCGGTTCGCCGGTCGGCACTTCCAGCGTGGCAAGCTGGGTCTGGAGCAGCGAGAGCGGCATGAAGTGGCCCTTGCGTTCGCCCATGCGCCCGCTGAGGAGTTCGAGGCTGCCATCCAAATAAACGAAAGCGAGCGGGCCGCCGGTAGCCTCGCGAAGGCGGTCGCGGTAGATTTTCTTGAGCGCCGAGCAGGAAACGACGACACCATTGTTTTCATAGCCCTTGCGCAATTCTGCGCCGATCACGTCCAGCCACGGCCAGCGATCGTCGTCGGTCAGCGGAATGCCGTCGGACATTTTATCGATATTGGATTTAGGGTGAAGCTTGTCGCCCTCAATAAAGGCAACGCCCAGTTTTTCCGCCAGTTCCTCTGCGACCGTGGTCTTGCCAGAGCCGCTCACTCCCATCACGACGATTGCCTGTGTCACCCGAACCTCGAATGTTTCTGTTTCGACGGTCAGCCCCTAACATGCGAGGCGGATGTCGGGAACATAAAAATGCAGTGGCTCCTCATGTCAGTGCCCGGTTTTGCGGGCCGCTGCTCTTTCCAGTGCAGAAAAGGCAGCGTGAATCAGGATCGCGAGTGCGGCAACGATCAACCCGCCCTGAAGGATAAAGGCGAGATTGTTGGATTGCAGGCCCGCAATAATGACTTCTCCGAGCGTGCGGGCCGCGACCGTCGAGCCTATGGTCGCGGTTGAAAGGCTGATGACTGCCGAAAGCCGGATGCCCGCAAGGATCGCCGGGAGGGCAAGAGGCAGTTCCACTTTGACAAGCCGTTGCCAGCCGGTCATGCCGCTGCCTCTGGCAGCATCCATCACGGCCGCCGGCAGGGTCGTCAGTCCCGTCAGCGTGTTTTCGAAAACCGGCAGCAGCGCATAGAGGAACAGTGCGATGAGCGTGGGTTTCTCGCCAAAACCGATCATCGGCACCGCGAGCGCCAGAACCGCCACCGGCGGAAAGGTCTGGCCTATGTTGACGATGCTGCGCGACAGCGGCAGAAAATCCGCTCCGAAGGGGCGGGTGACGAGAACCGCGAGCGCTCCGGCCACCAGCGTGGCAAGCCCCGTGGCAATCCCGACAATGGCGAGATGCGACAGTGTGAGTGAAAACAGGTCGGCCTGGGTGTAGATCGCCGGCGCATTGGCCTGCACGAGAGGGCGGAACAATGGCGCAAAGACCTGCGGCGTTGCGAGAAAGACGATTAGCGCCACTACCAGAAGGCCGGGGGCGAAAAACGAAGCGGCATTCTTCATGGGGTTCCGGCAGCACGCTGGAGGAGAACATCGCGCCGCACCCGGCCCGCCGGCTGGCCGTCGTCTTTCAGCACCGGAAGGGCATCGCAGCCCGCCCACAACATTGCCGACAGGGCATCGCGCTGGCTGGTATGCTCGTTCAGCGGTTTGCCTTCAGCGCTTCCCGGCTCCACGACCTCTGCAACGGACAGGACCGACAGCAGTTTCAGCGCGCGTTCGTTTTCGCCAATCATGGTACGCACGAAATCCGTTGCCGGTTTCAGCACCAGCTCGGCTGGCGGGCAATCCTGAACGATACGGCCCTTGTCCATCACGGCGATGCGGTTCGCCAGATGGAAGGCCTCATCCATATCATGGGTGACGAGAACGATGGTAACGCCGAGCTTTTTCTGGATATCGAGAAGATCGTTCTGCGCCTTGGCGCGGATCACCGGGTCCAGCGCACCGAAAGGTTCGTCCATCAGAAGAATGTTCGGCTCTGCCGCAAGCGCGCGTGCCACGCCGACGCGTTGCTGCTGCCCGCCCGAAAGCTCATGCGGAAAGCGGTCGGCATAAAGCGCCGGATCGAGCTGGAAGAGATGCATCAGCGCATCGATTTTCGCATTGATGCGCTTTCGGTCCCAGCCGAT is drawn from Agrobacterium tumefaciens and contains these coding sequences:
- a CDS encoding gluconokinase: MGVSGSGKTTVAEELAEKLGVAFIEGDKLHPKSNIDKMSDGIPLTDDDRWPWLDVIGAELRKGYENNGVVVSCSALKKIYRDRLREATGGPLAFVYLDGSLELLSGRMGERKGHFMPLSLLQTQLATLEVPTGEPGVVTVSIDATPEDIANNALAGLKAVTF
- a CDS encoding ABC transporter permease; protein product: MKNAASFFAPGLLVVALIVFLATPQVFAPLFRPLVQANAPAIYTQADLFSLTLSHLAIVGIATGLATLVAGALAVLVTRPFGADFLPLSRSIVNIGQTFPPVAVLALAVPMIGFGEKPTLIALFLYALLPVFENTLTGLTTLPAAVMDAARGSGMTGWQRLVKVELPLALPAILAGIRLSAVISLSTATIGSTVAARTLGEVIIAGLQSNNLAFILQGGLIVAALAILIHAAFSALERAAARKTGH
- a CDS encoding ABC transporter ATP-binding protein, with the translated sequence MIEIDTITKRYGDAAVVDQVSLTVAPHTVTVIVGTSGSGKTTLLRMINRLVEPTSGTIRIDGEDVSTIPGYKLRRQIGYAIQGHGLFPHRTVAENIATVPQLIGWDRKRINAKIDALMHLFQLDPALYADRFPHELSGGQQQRVGVARALAAEPNILLMDEPFGALDPVIRAKAQNDLLDIQKKLGVTIVLVTHDMDEAFHLANRIAVMDKGRIVQDCPPAELVLKPATDFVRTMIGENERALKLLSVLSVAEVVEPGSAEGKPLNEHTSQRDALSAMLWAGCDALPVLKDDGQPAGRVRRDVLLQRAAGTP